One Paenarthrobacter aurescens TC1 DNA window includes the following coding sequences:
- the dnaA gene encoding chromosomal replication initiator protein DnaA (identified by match to protein family HMM PF00308; match to protein family HMM TIGR00362), which produces MTVDEANHANTVGSSWRRVLSLMEQDDRVSPRQRGFVILAQAQGLIGSTLLVAVPNELTREVLQTQVKDALDDALRNVFSDDIRCAIDVDTDLVPVHAEPEPAVELSSVSDFAEPKPQPTPPSTSHEFGRLNPKYIFDTFVIGSSNRFAHAAAVAVAEAPAKAYNPLFIYGDSGLGKTHLLHAIGHYARRLYSGIRVRYVNSEEFTNDFINSIRDDEGTSFKTTYRNVDVLLIDDIQFLAGKDRTQEEFFHTFNALHNANKQVVITSDQPPKMLAGFEDRMTSRFEWGLLTDIQPPELETRIAILRKKGLSEGLSAPDDALEYIASKISSNIRELEGALIRVTAFASLNRQPVDVALAEMVLKDLITDDGAQEITAKQILDQTADYFKLSMEELCSKSRTRTLVTARQIAMYLCRELTDMSLPKIGQELGGRDHTTVIHADRKIRELMAERRVIYNQVTELTNRIKQQQRDS; this is translated from the coding sequence ATGACAGTAGACGAAGCCAACCACGCCAACACTGTCGGAAGTTCCTGGCGCAGGGTGCTGAGCCTCATGGAACAGGACGACCGGGTTTCACCCCGTCAGCGCGGTTTCGTCATCCTCGCCCAAGCGCAGGGCCTTATCGGTTCAACACTTCTGGTGGCTGTTCCCAACGAACTCACCCGCGAAGTCCTCCAGACGCAGGTCAAGGACGCCCTGGACGATGCCCTCCGCAACGTCTTCTCGGACGACATTCGCTGCGCAATCGACGTGGACACCGATCTGGTGCCCGTCCACGCAGAGCCGGAACCCGCCGTCGAGCTTTCCTCAGTCTCTGACTTCGCAGAACCGAAGCCGCAGCCCACGCCGCCCAGCACCTCGCATGAGTTCGGCCGACTGAACCCGAAGTACATCTTCGATACCTTCGTGATCGGTTCATCGAACCGCTTTGCGCATGCTGCCGCAGTTGCCGTAGCTGAAGCTCCGGCAAAGGCATACAACCCGCTGTTCATCTATGGCGACTCAGGATTGGGTAAGACCCACCTGCTGCACGCAATCGGGCACTATGCCCGCCGGCTCTACAGTGGCATCCGGGTCCGCTACGTGAACTCGGAAGAGTTCACCAATGACTTCATCAACTCGATCCGCGACGACGAAGGCACCAGCTTCAAGACCACGTACCGCAACGTGGATGTGCTCCTGATCGATGACATCCAATTCCTGGCGGGCAAGGATCGAACCCAGGAAGAGTTCTTCCACACGTTCAACGCCCTGCACAATGCCAACAAGCAGGTTGTCATCACCTCCGATCAGCCGCCCAAGATGCTCGCCGGCTTCGAGGACCGCATGACGTCCCGCTTCGAGTGGGGCCTGCTGACGGACATCCAGCCGCCGGAACTCGAGACCCGTATCGCGATCCTCCGCAAGAAGGGCCTCAGCGAAGGCCTTTCTGCACCTGACGACGCCCTGGAGTACATCGCCTCCAAGATTTCCAGCAACATCCGGGAACTTGAGGGCGCATTGATCCGCGTCACGGCCTTCGCGAGCCTCAACCGCCAGCCGGTGGATGTGGCCCTCGCTGAGATGGTTCTCAAGGACCTGATCACCGACGACGGAGCCCAAGAGATCACGGCAAAGCAGATCTTGGACCAGACAGCTGACTACTTCAAGCTCAGCATGGAAGAGCTCTGCAGCAAGTCCCGTACGCGCACCCTGGTGACTGCCCGGCAGATCGCCATGTACCTGTGCCGCGAGCTGACAGATATGTCCCTGCCGAAGATCGGCCAGGAACTCGGCGGTCGGGACCACACCACTGTGATCCACGCAGACCGCAAGATCCGCGAGCTGATGGCGGAGCGCCGTGTGATTTACAACCAGGTCACCGAGCTGACCAACCGGATCAAACAGCAGCAACGCGACTCCTGA
- the dnaN gene encoding DNA polymerase III, beta subunit (identified by match to protein family HMM PF00712; match to protein family HMM PF02767; match to protein family HMM PF02768; match to protein family HMM TIGR00663) gives MKFRVDRDVLAEAVTWTARSLSPRPPVPVLSGLLLKAEAGTVSLSSFDYETSARLEIPADIAVEGTILVSGRLLADICRSLPSAPVEVETDGSKVTLTCRRSSFHLATMPESEYPALPALPAISGTLPGDAFAQAVSQVIIAASKDDTLPILTGVRMEIEDDLITLLATDRYRLAMREVPWKPVTPGISTSALVKSKTLNEVAKTLGGSGDINLALADDDSRLIGFESGGRTTTSLLVDGDYPKIRSLFPDSTPIHATVQTQELVEAVRRVSLVAERNTPVRLAFTQGLLNLDAGTGEDAQASEELEAQLSGEDITVAFNPHYLVEGLSVIETKYVRFSFTTAPKPAMITAQAEADGEDQDDYRYLVMPVRLPN, from the coding sequence GTGAAGTTCAGAGTCGACCGCGACGTCCTGGCAGAAGCCGTTACGTGGACCGCGCGGTCGTTGTCTCCGCGGCCGCCCGTGCCTGTGCTTTCCGGCCTCCTCCTCAAAGCCGAGGCAGGCACCGTTAGCCTCTCCAGCTTTGACTACGAGACCTCGGCGCGTTTGGAAATCCCCGCAGATATCGCTGTTGAGGGCACCATCTTGGTTTCCGGACGCCTGTTGGCAGACATCTGCCGCAGCCTTCCATCGGCGCCTGTCGAAGTGGAGACCGACGGCAGCAAGGTCACCCTGACGTGCCGTCGAAGCAGCTTCCACCTGGCCACCATGCCTGAGTCCGAATACCCCGCACTTCCGGCCCTCCCGGCAATCAGCGGAACCTTGCCGGGCGACGCTTTCGCCCAGGCCGTGTCCCAAGTGATCATCGCGGCAAGCAAGGATGACACCCTGCCGATCCTTACCGGCGTCCGCATGGAGATCGAGGATGACCTCATCACACTCCTTGCCACGGACCGCTACCGGCTCGCCATGCGCGAGGTTCCCTGGAAACCTGTCACTCCGGGCATTTCCACCAGCGCACTGGTCAAGTCCAAGACCCTGAACGAAGTAGCTAAAACTCTCGGTGGCAGCGGCGACATCAACCTGGCACTTGCTGATGACGACAGCCGGCTCATTGGCTTCGAAAGCGGCGGACGAACCACCACATCACTCTTGGTGGATGGCGACTACCCCAAGATCCGTTCGCTCTTCCCGGATTCCACTCCGATCCACGCAACAGTCCAGACTCAGGAACTCGTCGAGGCCGTTCGCCGAGTGTCGCTCGTGGCCGAGCGAAACACTCCGGTCCGCCTTGCCTTCACCCAGGGACTGCTGAATCTCGACGCCGGTACAGGCGAGGACGCACAGGCTTCCGAGGAGTTGGAAGCCCAGCTTTCCGGCGAGGACATTACCGTTGCCTTCAACCCGCATTACCTCGTTGAGGGCTTGAGCGTGATCGAAACCAAGTACGTTCGTTTCTCTTTCACCACTGCTCCGAAGCCGGCCATGATCACAGCCCAGGCTGAAGCGGATGGCGAAGACCAGGACGATTACCGCTACCTCGTGATGCCGGTCCGCCTCCCCAACTAA
- a CDS encoding 6-phosphogluconate dehydrogenase, decarboxylating (identified by match to protein family HMM PF00393; match to protein family HMM PF03446; match to protein family HMM PF03807; match to protein family HMM TIGR00872), giving the protein MQATWASPYRLPPPSQKRVHTVHIGLIGLGKMGFNMRERMRNGGIEVTGFDRNPDVTDVASVDDLIAALPTPRLVWVMVPSGAITDAVVTELGEKLSPGDMVIDGGNSRFTEDQKHAAALAEKSIRFADCGVSGGVWGLQNGYGLMAGGADEDIELAMPVFDALRPEGERADSFVHVGGVGAGHYAKMVHNGIEYGLMQAYAEGYELLAAKDIVKDLPGTFRAWQKGTVVRSWLLDLMVKALDEDPGLASIDDYVEDSGEGRWTVEEAIANAVPAPAITAALFARFASREDNSPAMKMVSALRHQFGGHATRPAN; this is encoded by the coding sequence ATGCAAGCCACTTGGGCCAGCCCGTACCGTCTCCCGCCACCTTCACAGAAAAGAGTTCACACTGTGCACATCGGACTGATCGGCCTCGGAAAAATGGGTTTCAACATGCGGGAACGCATGCGGAACGGCGGCATTGAGGTCACAGGTTTTGACCGCAATCCCGATGTCACGGATGTCGCGTCGGTGGATGACCTCATCGCTGCACTGCCCACTCCGCGGTTGGTGTGGGTGATGGTTCCCTCCGGCGCCATCACTGATGCGGTGGTGACGGAACTCGGCGAAAAGCTCAGCCCCGGTGACATGGTGATCGACGGCGGCAACTCGCGTTTCACGGAAGACCAAAAGCACGCTGCTGCACTTGCCGAGAAAAGCATTCGCTTCGCGGATTGCGGTGTCTCCGGCGGTGTCTGGGGCCTCCAGAACGGTTACGGCCTGATGGCAGGCGGTGCCGACGAAGACATCGAACTCGCCATGCCCGTTTTCGACGCTCTCCGCCCCGAAGGTGAACGAGCTGACAGTTTCGTCCACGTGGGCGGCGTTGGTGCGGGCCACTACGCCAAGATGGTTCACAACGGTATCGAGTACGGCCTCATGCAGGCATACGCCGAGGGCTACGAATTGCTAGCGGCAAAAGACATCGTGAAGGACCTTCCCGGGACTTTCCGTGCATGGCAAAAGGGCACGGTTGTCCGGTCCTGGCTCCTGGACCTCATGGTCAAGGCACTCGACGAAGATCCGGGTCTGGCCTCGATCGATGACTACGTTGAGGACTCCGGCGAAGGACGTTGGACCGTGGAAGAGGCAATCGCCAACGCAGTGCCCGCCCCTGCAATCACGGCTGCGCTCTTTGCCCGCTTTGCCTCCCGCGAAGATAATTCTCCGGCCATGAAAATGGTTTCCGCCCTGCGCCACCAGTTCGGCGGACACGCCACCCGTCCGGCCAACTAG
- a CDS encoding putative DNA replication and repair protein RecF (identified by match to protein family HMM PF02463; match to protein family HMM TIGR00611), with translation MYLEHLSLTDFRSYAQVDLKLGPGVTVLVGSNGIGKTNLMEAIGYLATLSSHRVSTDAPLLRFGTERALIRAKLVRGEQSTVIELEINAGRANRGRINRSNPVRARDILGICQTVLFAPEDLALVKGDPSNRRRFLDELLVSLVPRHAATRSDYDRVLKQRNALLKSARTGKFTAGHEATLDVWDQHMARAGAELLHARLELVERLRPHLNSAYAQLTDASKDAGAVYRSTIQGVLDDDGGPTDHGTEPSPSVDDLRLLSVDELTERYVQAFAASRKKELERGISLVGPHRDELELVLGQAPAKGYASHGETWSMCLSLRLASYYVMLDDARTGGTAPILILILDDVFAELDVHRRRKLAAIVAGAEQVLVTAAVDADIPEELAGRRVTVVPGGIDGEG, from the coding sequence GTGTACCTAGAACATCTTTCGCTGACGGATTTCCGAAGCTACGCACAGGTCGACCTGAAACTCGGCCCCGGTGTGACGGTCTTGGTGGGTTCAAACGGAATCGGCAAGACCAACCTGATGGAAGCCATCGGGTACCTGGCCACGCTGAGCTCCCACCGGGTCAGCACGGACGCTCCGCTGCTTCGTTTCGGTACGGAGCGCGCTTTGATCCGGGCCAAGTTGGTCCGTGGAGAGCAGTCAACGGTCATAGAGCTTGAGATCAATGCCGGCCGCGCAAACCGGGGACGCATCAACCGCAGCAACCCTGTCCGGGCACGGGACATACTGGGAATCTGCCAAACGGTGTTGTTCGCGCCCGAGGACTTGGCTCTGGTCAAGGGTGATCCTTCGAACCGACGTCGCTTCCTGGACGAACTGCTGGTGAGTCTGGTTCCGCGGCACGCCGCAACCCGCAGCGACTACGACCGCGTATTGAAGCAACGCAATGCTTTGCTGAAATCCGCACGTACCGGCAAGTTCACCGCCGGGCACGAGGCAACCCTGGATGTCTGGGACCAGCACATGGCCCGCGCCGGCGCAGAACTCCTGCATGCCCGCCTGGAACTTGTGGAGCGGTTGCGTCCCCACCTGAACAGCGCTTACGCGCAACTTACTGACGCTTCCAAGGACGCCGGCGCTGTCTATCGCTCAACCATTCAGGGCGTACTTGACGACGACGGCGGTCCAACCGATCACGGAACGGAACCTTCGCCGTCGGTTGACGACCTCCGGCTGCTGTCCGTTGACGAACTCACTGAGCGCTACGTTCAGGCCTTCGCAGCATCGCGGAAAAAGGAACTGGAACGCGGTATCTCCTTGGTAGGTCCGCACCGCGACGAACTGGAACTCGTTCTGGGGCAGGCCCCGGCCAAGGGGTACGCGTCACACGGTGAAACGTGGTCAATGTGCCTGTCCTTGCGCTTGGCTTCCTACTATGTGATGTTGGATGACGCCCGCACCGGTGGCACCGCTCCGATCCTGATCCTGATCCTGGACGACGTTTTCGCCGAACTGGATGTCCATCGTCGGCGTAAACTGGCTGCAATAGTCGCCGGTGCCGAGCAAGTGCTGGTGACTGCCGCCGTCGATGCCGATATCCCCGAGGAGCTGGCCGGACGGCGCGTAACCGTTGTTCCGGGAGGCATCGATGGCGAAGGATAG
- a CDS encoding putative protein of unknown function (DUF721) (identified by match to protein family HMM PF05258), with amino-acid sequence MAKDSRDGLQPGREPDEIDAAQAALNRMREAAAARGEVRQRAPRPGSAPKRQGLRDTRGFAQFHGSGRDPLGLGKVVGRLVAERGWTSPVAVGSVMAEWETLVGPDISSHCTPESFTDTTLHVRCDSTAWATQLRLLSTSLLEMFRNELGEGVVTSIHVLGPSAPSWRKGGRSVNGRGPRDTYG; translated from the coding sequence ATGGCGAAGGATAGCCGCGACGGACTACAACCCGGCCGCGAGCCGGATGAGATCGATGCTGCCCAGGCGGCTCTGAACCGCATGCGCGAGGCCGCAGCGGCCCGTGGGGAAGTTCGGCAGCGCGCGCCCAGGCCCGGATCTGCTCCAAAACGCCAAGGGCTTCGGGATACCAGGGGTTTCGCCCAATTCCACGGCAGCGGCCGGGATCCCTTGGGGCTTGGAAAAGTGGTTGGCCGCTTGGTCGCCGAGCGCGGTTGGACGTCCCCCGTGGCCGTCGGTTCGGTTATGGCGGAATGGGAAACTCTGGTGGGACCGGACATCTCCTCCCACTGCACTCCGGAGAGTTTCACTGACACCACGCTGCATGTCCGCTGCGACTCCACGGCTTGGGCCACTCAGCTTCGGCTGTTGAGCACGAGTCTTCTGGAGATGTTTCGCAATGAACTGGGCGAAGGAGTGGTCACCAGCATTCACGTGTTGGGGCCCTCGGCTCCAAGTTGGCGAAAAGGTGGACGCAGCGTTAACGGTCGTGGACCCAGGGACACTTACGGCTAA
- the gyrB gene encoding DNA gyrase, B subunit (identified by match to protein family HMM PF00204; match to protein family HMM PF00986; match to protein family HMM PF01751; match to protein family HMM PF02518; match to protein family HMM TIGR01059) — protein MANDNAETLAVEPEEETVPKPDTPAEAPREYGASDITVLEGLEAVRKRPGMYIGSTGPRGLHHLVYEVVDNSVDEALAGYCSHIEVTLRADGGVRVVDDGRGIPVDIHPTEGKPTVEVVMTILHAGGKFGGGGYAVSGGLHGVGISVVNALSRRVDTEVRRQGHVWRMTFADGGKPQGELVKGEATDVTGTSQTFYPDGTIFESTEFDFETLRARFQQMAFLNKGLRITLTDERPVNRDGDDDLDLDAVATEGEVAAEHRTVVYQYPDGLLDYVKHLNSSKKVEIVHEDVIAFETEDTERHIAVEVAMQWTTAYSESVHTYANTINTHEGGTHEEGFRAAMTSLINRYAREKSIIKEKEDNLTGDDIREGLTAVISVKLSEPQFEGQTKTKLGNSEVKGFVQRVVTDQLGDWLERNPGPARDVIRKAISAAQARMAARKARDNARRKSPLESFGMPGKLSDCSSKDPSRCEVYLVEGDSAGGSAKRGRNPETQAILPLRGKILNVERARLDKALGNAEVQSMITAFGTGIGEDFDIAKLRYHKIVLMADADVDGQHITTLLMTLLFRYMRPLIENGYVYLAQPPLYRIKWSNAAHDYVYSDRERDETIRKGAAMNKRLPKDNGIQRYKGLGEMDYTELWDTTMDPDRRTLLQVTMDDALAADQTFSVLMGEDVESRRNFIQQNAKDVRFLDI, from the coding sequence GTGGCTAACGACAATGCAGAGACCTTGGCAGTAGAGCCCGAAGAGGAGACTGTTCCCAAGCCTGACACGCCCGCGGAGGCGCCCAGGGAGTACGGTGCCAGCGACATCACCGTGCTGGAGGGCCTCGAAGCCGTGCGCAAACGCCCCGGCATGTACATCGGCTCAACCGGTCCCCGCGGCTTGCACCACCTGGTCTACGAAGTGGTGGACAACTCTGTTGACGAGGCTTTGGCCGGCTACTGCAGCCACATTGAAGTTACGCTCCGTGCTGATGGCGGCGTCCGCGTTGTGGACGACGGCCGCGGTATCCCCGTGGACATTCACCCAACCGAAGGCAAGCCCACGGTTGAAGTGGTCATGACCATCCTGCACGCCGGCGGTAAGTTCGGCGGCGGCGGGTACGCCGTATCCGGTGGCCTCCACGGCGTGGGTATCTCGGTAGTTAACGCCTTGTCCCGCCGGGTGGACACCGAAGTTCGTCGGCAGGGCCACGTTTGGCGGATGACCTTCGCCGACGGCGGCAAGCCGCAAGGTGAACTCGTCAAAGGCGAGGCCACCGACGTTACCGGGACGTCCCAAACGTTCTACCCTGACGGCACCATCTTTGAGTCCACGGAGTTCGATTTCGAGACGCTCCGTGCACGTTTTCAGCAGATGGCCTTCCTCAACAAGGGCCTCCGGATCACGCTGACGGATGAGCGGCCGGTAAACCGCGACGGCGACGACGACCTCGACCTGGACGCTGTGGCAACCGAAGGCGAAGTAGCCGCCGAGCACCGCACTGTGGTGTACCAGTACCCGGACGGCTTGCTGGACTACGTCAAGCACCTGAACTCGAGCAAGAAGGTTGAAATCGTCCACGAGGACGTCATCGCTTTCGAAACCGAGGACACTGAGCGGCACATCGCCGTCGAGGTTGCCATGCAGTGGACCACCGCTTACTCGGAAAGCGTCCACACGTACGCAAACACAATCAACACCCATGAGGGTGGAACGCACGAAGAAGGCTTCCGCGCCGCGATGACCTCTCTCATCAACCGCTACGCGCGGGAGAAGAGCATCATCAAGGAGAAGGAAGACAACCTCACCGGCGATGACATCCGCGAAGGTTTGACTGCCGTCATCTCTGTGAAGCTTTCCGAGCCGCAGTTCGAAGGCCAGACCAAGACCAAGCTGGGTAATTCCGAGGTCAAGGGCTTCGTCCAGCGCGTTGTTACGGACCAGCTGGGTGACTGGCTGGAACGGAATCCCGGCCCCGCCCGCGATGTTATCCGCAAGGCCATTTCCGCTGCCCAAGCACGCATGGCCGCGCGTAAGGCCCGCGATAATGCCCGCCGGAAGAGCCCGCTGGAGTCCTTCGGCATGCCTGGCAAGCTCTCCGACTGCTCCTCGAAGGATCCCTCGCGCTGCGAGGTCTACCTCGTGGAGGGTGACTCCGCAGGCGGCTCAGCCAAGCGTGGCCGTAACCCGGAGACCCAGGCCATCCTGCCCCTCCGCGGCAAGATCCTGAATGTTGAGCGTGCCCGCCTGGACAAGGCCCTGGGCAACGCCGAAGTCCAGTCCATGATCACCGCCTTCGGTACGGGTATCGGTGAGGACTTCGACATCGCCAAGCTCCGCTACCACAAGATCGTCCTGATGGCAGATGCTGACGTCGATGGTCAGCACATCACCACCCTGTTGATGACGCTCTTGTTCCGCTACATGCGTCCGCTCATCGAGAACGGTTATGTGTACCTGGCTCAGCCGCCGCTGTACAGGATCAAGTGGTCCAACGCGGCCCACGACTACGTCTACAGCGACCGCGAACGCGATGAAACCATCCGTAAGGGTGCCGCTATGAACAAGCGCCTGCCCAAGGACAACGGAATCCAGCGCTACAAGGGCCTCGGCGAGATGGATTACACCGAGTTGTGGGATACCACCATGGACCCGGATCGTCGCACGTTGTTGCAGGTCACCATGGATGACGCACTGGCCGCCGATCAAACCTTCTCCGTCCTGATGGGCGAGGACGTCGAATCGCGCCGAAACTTCATCCAGCAGAACGCCAAGGACGTCAGGTTCCTCGATATCTAG